The following are from one region of the Molothrus aeneus isolate 106 chromosome 7, BPBGC_Maene_1.0, whole genome shotgun sequence genome:
- the LOC136558616 gene encoding uro-adherence factor A-like, which translates to MWNTKNQGKANEVEMKNEILEDVGKREILQNTEHEEHKEESEEEVQTLHAAENAKAEQMVEERDALPAVMLPESRFAEQAQSFPETVSGSTSSNSDSDTDGLRKVTESRGTAAQQPESTEAEHHDLSARTNENLELGSLQGHLIFETPQEMFCDSGTEQELGEAAPNQEEQEDLETSHALSDDEMDEGSDSTSEGSELVSNQAGLPEGAVAGLLREEGNVESSTPEEPQHSEESAENKVANVLEEKFVDCTDGRSDKTAGDRAEEEDEVGNTVQGQLRETESVGLEGTEPCERDVPAEPLGKEGGEHQALIQPDSSEDSASASPEEPGTQGKTCEDEAATAEKDGQKEELMEELEKCSGSAGKGEQGVVSVEAGGSIPEGKGGELQQAQPGTEVGREVITQETHSDPSLLDDEIKESELETGDEAGEGQGSRTEWVEDLDPKAEVQTSQGSEETAEGTEGEKNVPLEGEMQEVVQQVEGESEEESGVGVTVTTENKASEETLKENEQEVELADHPGGESASEEGANNALKQKLVQDKNINEQVKLEEGVNNSLPQKAVQDEDIGEQVKLEEGANNSLPQKPVQDEDIGEQVKLEEGANNSLAQKLVQDENIGEQVKLEEGANNSLAQKLVQDENINEQVKSEEGANNSLPQKAVQDENIGEQVKLEEGANNSLPQKAVQDEEINEQVKLEEGANNSLPQKAVQDEEINEQVKLEEGANNSLPQKAVQDEKINEQVKLEEGANNSLKQKPVRDDISEQVKLEDQAEESLEDDGDAFDFDEESNQILESDEKCDEEKADAHAEEGDGANGAVGKTAHTDKAGEGRDKMETKDALTKGEVLQHKKDKPEETGCLQGEALGKADEEEDEIKVSDSSRVGKFQDRDVLEQDLESAFIKRAESREDLQVGKRSKGRSREDCTIS; encoded by the exons ATGTGGAACACCAAAAATCAAG GCAAAGCCAATGAAGTGGAgatgaaaaatgagattttggaGGAtgtggggaaaagagaaatcttGCAGAATACTGAGCATGAGGAACACAAAGAGGAGTCTGAGGAGGAAGTACAGACATTGCATGCTGCTGAAAATGCAAAGGCAGAACAAATGGTTGAAGAACGGGACGCCCTGCCAGCAGTGATGTTACCAGAGAGTAGGTTTGCAGAGCAAGCCCAAAGCTTCCCAGAAACTGTGTCAGGGAGCACTTCTTCaaacagtgacagtgacacagatgGCTTGAGAAAGGTCACAGAGTCCAGgggcacagcagcccagcagcctgagAGTACAGAGGCTGAACACCATGACTTGAGTGCAAGGACAAATGAGAACCTGGAGCTGGGCTCTCTGCAAGGCCACCTGATTTTTGAGACTCCTCAGGAGATGTTCTGTGACTCAGGtacagagcaggagctgggagaagctgcACCCAACCAGGAAGAACAAGAGGATCTTGAAACCAGCCATGCCCTGAGTGATGATGAAATGGATGAAGGGTCTGACAGTACAAGTGAGGGCAGTGAGTTGGTCTCTAACCAGGCAGGGCTACCTGAGGGAGCAGTGGCAGGCTTGCTTAGGGAAGAGGGAAATGTGGAGAGTTCCACTCCAGAGGAACCCCAGCACTCGGAAGAAAGTGCTGAAAACAAGGTTGCAAATGTCTTGGAGGAAAAGTTTGTTGACTGCACTGATGGAAGAAGTGATAAAACAGCAGGTGACAGAGCTGAAGAAGAAGATGAGGTTGGGAACACAGTTCAGGGTCAGCTGAGGGAAACTGAGTCAGTGGGtttggaggggacagagccatgtgAAAGGgatgtcccagcagagccactTGGAAAGGAAGGTGGAGAACATCAGGCATTGATCCAACCAGATTCTTCAGAGGACAGTGCTTCAGCATCCCCAGAGGAACCAGGTACACAAGGTAAAACTTgtgaagatgaagctgctacaGCTGAGAAGGATGGACAGAAGGAAGAGCTGATGGAAGAGCTGGAGAAGTGTTCAGGTTCTGCTGGAAAAGGCGAGCAAGGCGTGGTGTCTGTGGAGGCAGGAGGCTCCATTCCTGAGGGAAAGGGAggtgagctgcagcaggcacagccaggaacaGAGGTTGGGAGAGAGGTGATCACTCAGGAAACCCATTCAGACCCAAGTCTTTTAGATGATGAAATTAAGGAGTCAGAATTGGAAAcaggggatgaggctggggaaggacagggaagTAGGACAGAATGGGTCGAAGATCTAGATCCAAAGGCAGAGGTTCAAACAAGTCAGGGCAGTGAAGAAACAGCAGAAGGtacagagggagagaaaaatgttCCTTTAGAGGGTGAAATGCAGGAGGTGGTTCAACAAGTAGAAGGTGAATCTGAAGAGGAGTCAGGTGTAGGTGTTACTGTAACTACTGAAAACAAAGCCAGTGAAgaaacactgaaagaaaatgagCAAGAGGTAGAGCTTGCAGACCACCCTGGTGGGGAATCTGCTTCTGAGGAAGGTGCAAATAATGCCCTGAAACAGAAACTTGTGCAGGATAAAAACATTAATGAACAGGTTAAATTGGAAGAAGGTGTAAATAATTCCCTGCCACAGAAAGCTGTGCAGGATGAAGACATTGGTGAACAAGTTAAATTGGAAGAAGGTGCAAATAATTCCCTGCCACAGAAACCTGTGCAGGATGAAGACATTGGTGAACAAGTTAAATTGGAGGAAGGTGCAAATAATTCCCTAGCACAGAAACTTGTGCAGGATGAAAACATTGGTGAACAAGTTAAATTGGAGGAAGGGGCAAATAATTCCCTGGCACAGAAACTTGTGCAGGATGAAAACATTAATGAACAGGTTAAATCGGAGGAAGGGGCAAATAATTCCCTGCCACAGAAAGCTGTGCAGGATGAAAACATTGGTGAACAGGTTAAATTGGAGGAAGGTGCAAATAATTCCCTGCCACAGAAAGCTGTGCAGGATGAAGAGATTAATGAACAGGTTAAATTGGAGGAAGGTGCAAATAATTCCCTGCCACAGAAAGCTGTGCAGGATGAAGAGATTAATGAACAAGTGAAATTGGAGGAAGGTGCAAATAATTCCCTGCCACAGAAAGCTGTGCAGGATGAAAAGATTAATGAACAAGTGAAATTGGAGGAAGGTGCAAATAATTCCCTGAAACAGAAACCTGTGCGGGATGATATTAGTGAACAAGTGAAATTGGAGGACCAAGCAGAGGAAAGCCTGGAAGATGATGGTGATGCATTTGATTTTGATGAAGAGTCAAATCAAATACTAGAATCTGATGAAAAATGTGATGAAGAGAAAGCTGATGCACATGCAGAAGAGGGTGATGGAGCAAATGGTGCTGTTGGAAAAACTGCCCACACAGacaaagctggagaaggaagagaCAAAATGGAAACCAAAGATGCCTTGACCAAAGGTGAAGTCCTGCAGCATAAGAAAGATAAGCCTGAAGAAACAGGGTGCTTGCAAGGGGAAGCACTGGGGAAAGCTGACGAGGAGGAAGATGAAATCAAAGTATCAGATTCTAGTAGAGTGGGAAAATTCCAGGATCGAGATGTTTTGGAACAGGATTTGGAAAGTGCTTTCATTAAGAGGGCTGAAAGCAGGGAGGATTTGCAGGTTGGTAAAAGGAGCAAGGGCAGATCCAGAGAAGACTGTACAATCTCCTGA